A region from the Kribbella shirazensis genome encodes:
- a CDS encoding extracellular solute-binding protein gives MRSSVSKVVALGAAGVLALAACSSDKSDDGAANETSADGKVVIDAFAPADPSNGTNLDTNAVTKLVSDKFKIQFRWQTTTFDGGPAKEKRQIALASGDYPDLFLLIPWVDGFTQAEVLKLGQQGVAQPLEDLIKENAPNIQKALDSNKTFKEMSTAPDGHIYALPQWSDCFHCTYPDKLWINSAWLKKLGLQMPKTTDDLRKVLEAFKTKDPNGNGKADEIPMTTDVQDSSLIAYLMNAFAYDPVGANNGVRSLLTLDGDKVVTPVTSDQWKEGLKYIRGLYKDGLIDQAAFTQNAQALQAQGNNPKAVVLGSVPVLWPGIFVQLDSKDGRDKQYDAVPPLTGPEGKSFTGYNYPSSTGYTFMLTNKASKEARVAAIKMLDWIYSDEGRAISLMGPENVGWRKPKAGEIALDGQPAWYRFSGDKQPKNLSWDAMAQYNITLAFRNSQVVPKDIYSGDGLERRLFEATKQYEGHEDKAQWFPQTSVWPDPSLSGELATLQTNLNTYVNQNQLAFITGSKNIDTEWDAYVKGLESTGMPRYLEINQQAYDKYKSGSK, from the coding sequence ATGCGCTCATCCGTGAGCAAGGTCGTCGCGCTCGGCGCGGCCGGCGTGCTCGCCCTGGCGGCGTGCAGCTCCGACAAGTCGGACGACGGAGCCGCGAACGAGACCAGCGCCGACGGCAAGGTCGTCATCGACGCCTTCGCGCCGGCGGACCCGTCCAACGGAACCAACCTGGACACCAACGCGGTCACCAAGCTGGTCAGCGACAAGTTCAAAATCCAGTTCCGCTGGCAGACCACGACCTTCGACGGCGGTCCGGCCAAGGAGAAGCGGCAGATCGCGCTGGCCAGCGGCGACTACCCGGACCTGTTCCTGCTGATCCCGTGGGTTGACGGCTTCACCCAGGCCGAGGTGCTGAAGCTCGGTCAGCAAGGCGTCGCGCAGCCGCTCGAGGACCTGATCAAGGAGAACGCGCCGAACATCCAGAAGGCGCTGGACTCCAACAAGACCTTCAAGGAGATGTCGACGGCGCCGGACGGGCACATCTACGCCCTGCCGCAGTGGTCGGACTGCTTCCACTGCACCTATCCGGACAAGCTGTGGATCAACAGCGCCTGGCTGAAGAAGCTGGGCCTGCAGATGCCGAAGACCACCGACGACCTGCGCAAGGTGCTCGAGGCGTTCAAGACCAAGGACCCGAACGGCAACGGCAAGGCCGACGAGATCCCGATGACCACCGACGTCCAGGACAGCAGCCTGATCGCGTACCTGATGAACGCGTTCGCCTACGACCCGGTCGGCGCGAACAACGGCGTCCGGTCGCTGCTGACCCTGGACGGCGACAAGGTCGTCACGCCGGTGACGTCGGACCAGTGGAAGGAAGGCCTGAAGTACATCCGCGGTCTCTACAAGGACGGACTGATCGACCAGGCGGCGTTCACCCAGAACGCCCAGGCGCTGCAGGCCCAGGGCAACAACCCCAAGGCCGTCGTCCTCGGTTCGGTGCCGGTGCTGTGGCCCGGCATCTTCGTCCAGCTGGACTCGAAGGACGGGCGGGACAAGCAGTACGACGCGGTGCCGCCGCTGACCGGTCCTGAGGGCAAGAGCTTCACCGGGTACAACTACCCGAGCTCGACCGGTTACACGTTCATGCTGACCAACAAGGCCAGCAAGGAGGCCCGCGTTGCGGCGATCAAGATGCTCGACTGGATCTACAGCGACGAGGGTCGAGCGATCTCGCTGATGGGGCCCGAGAACGTCGGCTGGCGTAAGCCCAAAGCCGGTGAGATCGCGCTGGACGGCCAGCCGGCCTGGTACCGGTTCTCCGGTGACAAGCAGCCGAAGAACCTCTCCTGGGACGCGATGGCGCAGTACAACATCACGCTCGCCTTCCGGAACTCGCAGGTCGTGCCGAAGGACATCTACTCCGGCGACGGCCTGGAGCGGCGGCTGTTCGAGGCCACGAAGCAGTATGAGGGGCACGAGGACAAGGCGCAGTGGTTCCCGCAGACCTCGGTCTGGCCGGACCCGAGCCTGAGCGGTGAGCTCGCGACACTGCAGACCAACCTGAACACCTACGTGAACCAGAACCAGCTGGCCTTCATCACCGGTTCGAAGAACATCGACACCGAGTGGGACGCGTACGTGAAGGGGCTCGAGAGCACCGGCATGCCGCGGTACCTGGAGATCAACCAGCAGGCGTACGACAAGTACAAGTCCGGGAGCAAGTAG
- a CDS encoding glycosyl hydrolase family 95 catalytic domain-containing protein, which yields MSHELWFRTPAPDWFEALPLGNGHLGAKVYGAVVDERIALNLDDVWSGDGPRSLTVADGPAVLADVRRLLLEDGDQLAATERTRALQGPLVESYQPLADLVISAGGGAEAAEPTESSEFRRSLDLRTGIAAVDYTVDGVRFRRETYVSTPDQVLVWTLIADNPVVDLLVGLESQHPVRVDVADGTYGVVGHAPSELTIEYRDSADPIRYEDGRGIGFGVALRVFADGSVATSTEGVAVRGASRVTVVLAAASTFAGWSVSPGRDPLVALGEAVAVLDSVAVDKLRGRHVEDHVRLYDRASLELGPVVDNPTDDRLKAVAAGGNDPDLVALTFNLGRYLLMASSRPGTQAANLQGIWNQDRRPMWASDWTNNINTQMNYWLADLTGLSECFDPLTDLLEGLAESGAATARILYDAPGWVAHHNADLWRATWPVGEGGDDPVWAMCATCGVWLTAHLMEHYRFTGDVEFLRERAYPVIAGAAEFVLAMLVEDRDGVLQFVPSTAPEHHFVLPSGEKASVDLTSTYDIWLIRELFANLTEAERVLGLSSPLAARATAARLPEIRVTPDGRLHEWPTDWQPSEPRHRHQSHLYGLYPGAEIDPVRTPEWAAAARASLELRTAGAVNGGWTAAWLVALWARLFEPSRASAVIQDYLSRLVSDNLLHRDGDIFQIDANFGMTGCIPELLLQSHTDVIRILPALPAEWPDGSFRGLRARGGLTFDVTWRDGALTQAVVHASRAGTHRIALTPHDTRTITLAAGQSTTLCTTSAP from the coding sequence TTGTCCCACGAACTGTGGTTCCGCACCCCTGCGCCGGACTGGTTCGAGGCGTTGCCGTTGGGCAACGGGCATCTCGGAGCGAAGGTGTACGGCGCGGTTGTCGACGAGCGGATCGCGCTCAACCTCGACGACGTCTGGTCGGGCGACGGTCCGCGGTCGCTGACCGTCGCCGACGGGCCGGCTGTGCTGGCCGACGTACGCCGGTTGTTGCTGGAGGACGGTGATCAGTTGGCGGCCACCGAACGAACCCGTGCGTTGCAGGGGCCGTTGGTGGAGTCGTACCAGCCGCTGGCCGATCTGGTGATCTCGGCCGGTGGGGGTGCGGAGGCTGCGGAGCCTACGGAGTCTTCGGAATTCAGAAGGAGTTTGGATCTGCGTACCGGGATCGCCGCCGTCGACTACACGGTCGACGGCGTGCGGTTCCGCCGTGAGACGTACGTGTCCACGCCGGACCAGGTGCTGGTGTGGACTCTGATTGCCGACAATCCTGTTGTCGACCTGCTGGTCGGGTTGGAGAGTCAGCACCCGGTGCGCGTGGACGTGGCCGACGGCACCTATGGCGTGGTCGGTCATGCGCCGTCCGAGCTCACGATCGAGTACCGGGATTCGGCGGATCCGATTCGGTACGAGGACGGGCGCGGTATCGGGTTCGGTGTCGCGCTGAGGGTGTTCGCCGACGGCTCGGTGGCGACGTCGACTGAGGGTGTTGCCGTGCGCGGGGCCTCACGGGTGACGGTGGTGCTGGCGGCGGCGAGTACGTTCGCCGGGTGGTCGGTGTCGCCGGGGCGAGATCCTCTGGTTGCTCTCGGGGAAGCGGTCGCGGTGCTGGATTCGGTTGCCGTGGACAAGCTTCGCGGCCGGCACGTCGAGGATCATGTGAGGTTGTACGACCGGGCTTCCCTGGAGCTCGGTCCTGTTGTCGACAATCCTACTGACGACCGTCTGAAGGCGGTCGCTGCCGGAGGCAACGATCCGGACCTGGTCGCGTTGACGTTCAACCTCGGCCGGTACCTGTTGATGGCGTCCTCCCGTCCGGGGACGCAGGCGGCCAATCTGCAGGGCATCTGGAACCAGGACCGGCGGCCGATGTGGGCCAGTGACTGGACCAACAACATCAACACCCAGATGAACTACTGGCTCGCCGACCTCACCGGGCTGAGCGAGTGCTTCGACCCGCTCACCGACCTTCTCGAAGGTCTCGCCGAGTCGGGCGCTGCTACGGCGAGGATCCTGTACGACGCCCCGGGATGGGTCGCGCATCACAACGCGGACCTCTGGCGGGCGACCTGGCCGGTGGGTGAGGGCGGCGACGATCCCGTCTGGGCGATGTGCGCGACGTGCGGGGTGTGGCTGACGGCGCATCTGATGGAGCACTACAGGTTCACCGGTGACGTCGAGTTCCTGCGGGAGCGGGCCTATCCGGTGATCGCGGGCGCGGCGGAGTTCGTGCTGGCGATGCTGGTGGAGGATCGGGACGGCGTACTGCAGTTCGTTCCGTCGACGGCGCCGGAGCATCACTTCGTGCTGCCGTCCGGTGAGAAGGCATCGGTCGATCTCACGTCGACGTACGACATCTGGCTGATCCGCGAACTGTTCGCCAACCTGACCGAGGCGGAACGCGTCCTGGGCCTCTCGTCGCCGCTGGCTGCGCGGGCAACTGCTGCACGCTTGCCGGAGATCCGGGTGACGCCGGACGGGCGGCTGCACGAGTGGCCGACTGACTGGCAGCCGTCCGAGCCGCGGCATCGGCACCAGTCACATCTCTACGGGCTGTATCCGGGCGCCGAGATCGATCCCGTGCGTACGCCGGAATGGGCGGCGGCTGCCCGTGCCTCGTTGGAGCTGCGGACCGCGGGCGCCGTGAACGGCGGCTGGACCGCGGCCTGGCTGGTTGCACTGTGGGCCCGGCTGTTCGAGCCGTCCCGTGCCTCCGCCGTGATCCAGGACTACCTGAGCCGGCTCGTGTCGGACAACCTGCTGCACCGCGACGGTGACATCTTCCAGATCGACGCGAACTTCGGCATGACCGGCTGCATCCCCGAACTGCTGCTGCAGAGCCACACCGACGTGATCCGCATCCTGCCCGCACTGCCGGCAGAGTGGCCGGACGGCTCGTTCCGCGGTCTTCGGGCGCGCGGCGGCCTGACGTTCGACGTGACCTGGCGGGACGGGGCGCTGACGCAGGCTGTCGTCCACGCGAGCCGAGCCGGAACACACCGCATCGCCCTCACTCCCCACGACACCCGCACCATCACCCTCGCCGCCGGCCAGAGCACCACTTTGTGCACCACATCCGCGCCTTGA
- a CDS encoding iron-siderophore ABC transporter substrate-binding protein, whose protein sequence is MKKLIGIVVLAGVLVLAGCGGGETKSADAGVGDKEVATGGRLFGTADAETAKLGSDAAPGAFPRTVKHALGEAKLEQKPSRVVVLDSGELDDVLALGITPVGMATTAGQNGVPSYLADKAQGIKTVGGISELNLEAIAALKPDLILGSKLRANDLYEKLSAIAPTVFSIRPGFPWKENFLLVAESVGEEDKATGLLNDYQKRANEVKSKVEGTPTISLVRFRPGEIRLYGNKSFIGVILKDVGLPRPKIQNVEDLAVEVSQENIGQAAGDWVFYSSYGKPDTTDENKVVNGNLWKTLPAVKSGNVARVNDEVWFLGLGPIGAMKVLDDLENLLGPKG, encoded by the coding sequence GTGAAGAAACTGATTGGGATCGTCGTGTTGGCTGGCGTGTTGGTGCTGGCCGGCTGTGGTGGCGGGGAGACCAAGAGCGCGGACGCCGGTGTCGGTGACAAGGAAGTGGCGACCGGCGGGCGGCTGTTCGGGACCGCCGACGCGGAGACCGCGAAACTCGGGTCGGACGCGGCGCCCGGAGCATTCCCGCGGACCGTGAAGCACGCGCTCGGCGAGGCCAAACTCGAGCAGAAGCCGTCGCGGGTCGTCGTACTGGACAGCGGCGAACTGGACGACGTCCTCGCGCTGGGGATCACCCCGGTCGGCATGGCGACGACCGCGGGTCAGAACGGCGTCCCGTCGTACCTCGCGGACAAGGCCCAGGGCATCAAGACCGTCGGCGGGATCAGCGAGCTGAACCTCGAGGCGATCGCGGCGCTGAAGCCGGACCTGATCCTGGGCAGCAAGCTGCGGGCGAACGACCTGTACGAGAAGCTCAGTGCGATCGCGCCGACGGTGTTCAGCATCCGGCCCGGGTTCCCGTGGAAGGAGAACTTCCTGCTGGTCGCTGAGTCGGTCGGCGAGGAGGACAAGGCGACCGGGCTGCTGAACGACTACCAGAAGCGCGCCAACGAGGTGAAGTCGAAGGTCGAGGGTACGCCGACGATCTCGCTGGTCCGCTTCCGTCCCGGGGAGATCCGGCTGTACGGCAACAAGTCGTTCATCGGCGTGATCCTGAAGGACGTCGGCCTGCCGCGGCCGAAGATCCAGAACGTCGAGGACCTCGCGGTCGAGGTCTCCCAGGAGAACATCGGCCAGGCCGCCGGCGACTGGGTCTTCTACTCCAGCTACGGCAAGCCCGACACCACCGACGAGAACAAGGTTGTCAACGGCAACCTCTGGAAGACCCTCCCCGCGGTCAAGTCCGGCAACGTCGCCCGCGTGAACGACGAGGTCTGGTTCCTCGGCCTCGGCCCGATCGGCGCCATGAAGGTCCTCGACGACCTCGAGAACCTCCTCGGCCCGAAGGGCTAG
- a CDS encoding endonuclease/exonuclease/phosphatase family protein → MPDRQTAVATRTRPPTRTAARRRKKSGMWRRGWLIAVLAILAAMVMMFHRSVPNSIGNIGSLLDTFLPWVGVAVPVLGVAALVRRSATAGVALLLPAVIWGLMFGGLLLPGKAAGGAENLRVLSHNVDAANPDPKRTAQDLLGADADVVALEELTASDLKTYKAAFAKTYPYEVSRDTVALWSKYPVVETKSVDVGFKWTRALRAEVKTPNGTVAVYVAHLASVRVGTSGFTSDQRNDTIKALGGQIAADKSDGVIVMGDFNGTVNDRSLAPLTVGLRSAQGAAGTGFGFTWPSAFPMARIDHILVRGVTPTKAWVMSPTGSDHRPVVAELRL, encoded by the coding sequence ATGCCGGACCGCCAGACCGCAGTCGCCACCCGTACGCGCCCGCCGACGCGCACCGCCGCGCGCCGGCGGAAGAAGAGCGGGATGTGGCGCAGGGGATGGCTGATCGCGGTGCTGGCGATCCTGGCGGCGATGGTGATGATGTTCCACCGCAGCGTGCCGAACTCGATCGGCAACATCGGCAGCCTGCTCGACACGTTCCTGCCCTGGGTCGGCGTGGCTGTGCCGGTGCTGGGCGTCGCCGCTCTGGTACGGCGTTCCGCGACGGCCGGTGTCGCGCTGCTGCTGCCCGCGGTGATCTGGGGCCTGATGTTCGGCGGGCTGCTGCTGCCGGGCAAGGCCGCCGGGGGAGCGGAGAACCTGCGCGTGCTGAGCCACAACGTCGACGCGGCCAACCCGGACCCGAAGCGCACCGCGCAGGACCTGCTGGGCGCCGACGCGGACGTGGTGGCGCTGGAGGAGCTCACGGCGTCGGATCTCAAGACCTACAAGGCGGCGTTCGCCAAGACGTACCCGTACGAGGTGTCGCGCGACACTGTCGCCCTGTGGTCGAAGTACCCGGTCGTCGAGACGAAGTCCGTCGATGTCGGTTTCAAGTGGACCCGTGCACTGCGCGCCGAGGTCAAGACGCCGAACGGCACCGTCGCGGTGTACGTCGCGCACCTCGCGTCGGTCCGGGTCGGCACCAGCGGATTCACCTCCGACCAGCGCAACGACACGATCAAGGCGCTCGGCGGGCAGATCGCGGCGGACAAGTCCGACGGTGTGATCGTGATGGGCGACTTCAACGGCACCGTCAACGACCGCAGTCTCGCCCCGCTCACCGTCGGCCTCCGCTCGGCGCAGGGCGCCGCCGGCACCGGCTTCGGGTTCACCTGGCCGTCGGCGTTCCCGATGGCGCGCATCGACCACATCCTGGTCCGCGGCGTCACCCCGACCAAGGCCTGGGTGATGAGCCCGACCGGCAGCGACCACCGCCCGGTCGTCGCCGAACTACGCCTCTGA
- a CDS encoding histidine kinase, with product MKLRAVLPSRPYGESGWVGRILTSGVAVAVLATAQPAQAWVWAALIAGFVVFVVGSVLMTSRPYVAFGLLAAVAIAGALICGVDGSNSLVLVLVSMTDIAVLQFRRNSNLPIIAASTCVSASYAVSAWLFDRSDSWYFTQLLWTAVLIAFGLNRRQYEVQARQTELLLEQTRLAQSEHTRAAALEERGRIARDLHDVLAHSLGALSVQLEVAEALLEERGDTAGALERVRRSRRLAVQGLTEARSAVAALRADEVPELPAALAALAEQHEKDHGTTVRLSVVGEDSRPLDSGVTVALLGAVREALTNAAKHAPGQTVELQLAYQDGVRVCVRNKGVTSGEGFGLEGMRERLALVGGTLTAGADGDDWLVVAEVG from the coding sequence GTGAAGCTGAGGGCAGTGCTGCCGTCCCGTCCGTACGGCGAGAGCGGCTGGGTCGGCCGGATCCTCACCAGCGGTGTCGCCGTCGCGGTCCTCGCCACAGCCCAGCCGGCGCAGGCCTGGGTCTGGGCCGCCCTGATCGCCGGGTTCGTCGTCTTCGTTGTCGGCTCGGTCCTCATGACGTCACGTCCGTACGTCGCTTTCGGACTGCTGGCCGCGGTCGCGATCGCCGGCGCCCTGATCTGCGGGGTGGACGGCTCCAACTCACTGGTCCTGGTGCTGGTGTCGATGACCGACATCGCGGTCCTGCAGTTCCGGCGGAACAGCAACCTGCCGATCATTGCCGCGAGCACCTGTGTCTCGGCGTCGTACGCCGTCTCCGCCTGGCTGTTCGACAGATCAGACAGCTGGTACTTCACACAGCTGCTCTGGACCGCCGTACTGATCGCCTTCGGGCTGAACCGGAGGCAGTACGAGGTGCAGGCACGGCAGACCGAACTGCTGCTGGAGCAGACCCGGCTGGCGCAGAGCGAGCACACCCGCGCGGCCGCGCTGGAGGAACGCGGCCGGATCGCCCGCGACCTCCACGACGTTCTGGCGCACTCACTCGGCGCACTGAGCGTCCAGCTCGAGGTGGCCGAGGCACTGCTGGAGGAGCGTGGCGACACGGCCGGTGCGCTCGAGCGGGTACGCCGTTCGCGCAGACTCGCCGTACAAGGGCTGACTGAGGCACGGAGTGCTGTAGCTGCGCTGCGAGCAGATGAGGTTCCTGAGCTCCCCGCCGCACTGGCTGCACTGGCTGAGCAGCATGAGAAGGACCACGGCACGACTGTGCGGTTAAGTGTCGTCGGTGAGGACAGCAGGCCGCTGGACTCCGGTGTCACGGTCGCACTGCTCGGTGCGGTCCGCGAAGCGCTGACGAACGCTGCCAAGCATGCACCTGGCCAGACAGTGGAGCTACAGCTCGCCTATCAGGACGGCGTACGGGTGTGCGTGCGGAACAAGGGCGTCACCAGCGGTGAGGGGTTCGGGCTGGAGGGGATGCGGGAGCGGCTGGCCCTGGTGGGTGGGACGCTGACGGCAGGTGCGGACGGCGACGACTGGTTGGTGGTGGCAGAAGTTGGGTGA
- a CDS encoding ABC transporter permease subunit codes for MSATFEVKPAPAAPAPPAGPTVRKPPRTSRRTQAGRSLRRHWQLYLLVVVPLAYFVIFKYVPITNAVIAFKNYSPIKGPWGSDWVGFRNFELFFQNPVFWTLVKNTLLLSVYTVLASFPIPIILAIALNEIRNGRFKKIVQLVTYAPYFISTVVVVSMTILVLSPRLGFVNDAIGLFGVPAVDFLGRPDYFRHIYVWSDVWQTTGYSAVIYLAALSGIDPALHESARIDGASRLQRIRHVDLPGIMPTAVIILVLGVGNIMSIGFEKAFLLQNPLNTAQSEIIATYVYKTGLLNADFSMATAIGLFNSVINLFLLLGVNFAAKRITGNGLWS; via the coding sequence GTGAGCGCAACCTTCGAGGTGAAACCGGCGCCCGCGGCACCGGCGCCGCCGGCCGGGCCGACGGTCCGGAAACCACCGCGAACGAGTCGCCGGACCCAGGCCGGCCGCAGCCTGCGGCGGCACTGGCAGCTCTACCTGCTGGTCGTCGTACCGCTCGCGTACTTCGTGATCTTCAAGTACGTCCCGATCACGAACGCGGTGATCGCGTTCAAGAACTACAGCCCGATCAAGGGCCCGTGGGGCAGTGACTGGGTCGGCTTCCGCAACTTCGAGCTGTTCTTCCAGAACCCCGTGTTCTGGACCTTGGTGAAGAACACCCTCCTGTTGTCGGTCTACACGGTGCTCGCGAGTTTCCCGATCCCGATCATCCTGGCGATCGCGCTGAACGAGATCCGCAACGGGCGGTTCAAGAAGATCGTCCAGTTGGTCACGTACGCGCCGTACTTCATCTCCACAGTGGTCGTGGTCTCGATGACGATCCTGGTGCTGTCGCCGCGGCTCGGGTTCGTCAACGACGCGATCGGGCTGTTCGGCGTACCGGCGGTCGACTTCCTCGGCCGGCCGGACTACTTCCGGCACATCTACGTCTGGTCGGACGTCTGGCAGACCACGGGGTACTCCGCGGTGATCTATCTCGCTGCGCTGTCGGGGATCGACCCGGCGCTGCACGAGTCGGCGCGGATCGACGGCGCCAGCCGGCTGCAGCGCATCCGCCACGTCGACCTGCCGGGCATCATGCCGACCGCAGTGATCATCCTGGTGCTCGGCGTCGGCAACATCATGTCGATCGGGTTCGAGAAGGCGTTCCTGCTGCAGAACCCGCTGAACACCGCGCAGTCCGAGATCATCGCCACCTACGTCTACAAGACCGGTCTGCTGAACGCCGACTTCAGCATGGCGACCGCGATCGGGCTCTTCAACTCGGTGATCAACCTCTTCCTGCTGCTCGGCGTGAACTTCGCCGCCAAGCGCATCACCGGAAACGGACTGTGGTCATGA
- a CDS encoding GNAT family N-acetyltransferase, translated as MEFADGRAYVDGIEVGTTGMRCWDEADGTRLYLLTGQVHLAYQERGYGRRVLAWQEERAREAAAGSPGTAMFGTNPVSERDVALVRAAGYRVAFTRVRMTMELTGSGRVALPAGVVLRPASEADHRAVFEGNAEVFGGSSLGYVQDSFEEFEQDVADDFPDHGLWSLAWDGDRLAGWVVSGRDDTPWVGVRADWRRRGLATALLQANHAALWKSGVRAASLWTVLENPTGSVALYERAGYRIVERQERYRKPIDGR; from the coding sequence ATGGAGTTTGCGGACGGCAGGGCCTATGTCGACGGGATCGAGGTCGGGACGACCGGGATGCGGTGCTGGGACGAGGCGGACGGGACTCGGCTGTACTTGTTGACGGGTCAGGTCCACCTGGCGTACCAGGAGCGCGGGTACGGGCGGCGGGTGCTCGCGTGGCAGGAGGAGAGGGCTCGTGAGGCGGCGGCAGGCAGTCCGGGTACGGCGATGTTCGGGACGAATCCGGTGTCGGAGCGGGATGTCGCGCTGGTGCGGGCGGCGGGGTACCGGGTGGCGTTCACGCGGGTCCGGATGACGATGGAGCTGACCGGCTCCGGGAGGGTTGCGCTGCCGGCAGGCGTCGTACTGCGGCCTGCGTCGGAGGCGGATCATCGGGCTGTGTTCGAGGGGAACGCGGAGGTGTTCGGCGGGAGTTCGCTCGGGTACGTACAGGACTCGTTCGAGGAGTTCGAGCAGGATGTGGCTGACGACTTCCCGGACCACGGGCTCTGGTCGCTCGCGTGGGACGGGGACCGACTGGCCGGGTGGGTGGTCAGCGGGCGTGACGACACCCCGTGGGTCGGCGTACGAGCCGATTGGCGACGACGCGGGCTGGCGACGGCATTGCTCCAGGCCAATCACGCTGCGTTGTGGAAGTCCGGCGTACGGGCGGCGTCACTGTGGACCGTACTGGAGAACCCGACCGGGAGCGTCGCACTGTACGAGCGGGCCGGCTACCGCATCGTGGAGCGTCAGGAGCGCTACCGGAAGCCGATCGACGGCCGATGA
- a CDS encoding response regulator, with amino-acid sequence MGDAIRVVVADDQQVVREGLVALLGLIEGVEVAGAAANGVEAVELVARGNVDVVLMDLRMPVLDGIQATARITADHPGVAVLVLTTYADDASIANALRAGARGYLTKDAGRAEIGAALRSTAAGQSTFDPEVTKRLVAGLAPEPAAKDTDGLTARETEVLRLIAGGLSNPEIAARLFISEATVKTHINNTFAKIGARHRAEAVRYAYRKGLVSEA; translated from the coding sequence TTGGGTGACGCGATCCGGGTCGTCGTGGCCGACGACCAGCAAGTCGTCCGTGAAGGTCTGGTCGCCCTGCTCGGGCTGATCGAAGGCGTCGAGGTCGCGGGCGCGGCCGCGAACGGCGTCGAGGCCGTCGAGCTCGTTGCTCGCGGCAACGTCGACGTGGTGCTGATGGATCTGCGGATGCCGGTCCTCGACGGGATCCAGGCCACCGCGCGGATCACCGCCGACCACCCCGGCGTCGCCGTGCTGGTGCTGACGACGTACGCCGACGACGCGTCGATCGCGAACGCGCTCCGCGCCGGCGCCCGCGGCTACCTCACCAAGGACGCCGGCCGCGCCGAGATCGGCGCCGCGCTCCGGTCCACCGCGGCCGGACAGTCGACGTTCGACCCGGAGGTGACCAAACGGCTGGTCGCCGGTCTGGCGCCGGAACCGGCCGCGAAGGACACCGACGGGTTGACCGCGCGGGAGACCGAGGTACTGCGGCTGATCGCCGGCGGCCTCAGCAACCCGGAGATCGCCGCCCGGCTGTTCATCAGCGAGGCGACCGTGAAGACGCACATCAACAACACCTTCGCGAAGATCGGCGCCCGGCACCGCGCCGAGGCCGTCCGCTACGCCTACCGCAAAGGCCTCGTGTCAGAGGCGTAG
- a CDS encoding carbohydrate ABC transporter permease, producing MSITLQGFRRTADSGTSQRTAIEETRTDKIFLIGVKIMLWIALILVALPLVYIVANSFSSPSAVSAGQVLLWPVEPSIRAYQEAFSDPLIMKGYLNSFIYAIGGTLISVTLTIAIAYPLSRRTFFGRNVIMSVLIFTMLFSGGLIPTYLVVQDLGMLNTRWAMVIPSAIGVWQVIIARTFFRSTIPEELYEAATIDGASDLRFLWSIVLPLSKPVIAVIALMYAIFQWNSYFDALIYLKDPSLYPLQIVLRNVLILNQFGGTGSQNLAQQLEQQQLANVLKYALIVISSLPVLIIYPFVARHFTKGVMVGAVKG from the coding sequence ATGAGCATCACCTTGCAGGGATTCCGGCGTACGGCGGACTCCGGGACGTCGCAGCGCACCGCGATCGAGGAGACCCGGACCGACAAGATCTTCCTGATCGGCGTGAAGATCATGCTCTGGATCGCACTGATCCTGGTCGCGCTGCCGCTGGTCTACATCGTCGCGAACTCGTTCAGCAGCCCGTCGGCGGTGAGCGCCGGCCAGGTGCTGCTGTGGCCGGTCGAGCCGAGCATCCGCGCCTACCAGGAAGCCTTCAGTGATCCGCTGATCATGAAGGGCTACCTGAACTCGTTCATCTACGCGATCGGCGGCACGCTGATCAGTGTCACGCTGACGATCGCGATCGCCTACCCGCTGTCGCGCCGGACGTTCTTCGGCCGGAACGTGATCATGAGCGTGCTGATCTTCACCATGCTGTTCTCCGGCGGGCTGATCCCGACGTACCTGGTGGTCCAGGACCTCGGGATGCTGAACACCCGGTGGGCGATGGTGATCCCGAGCGCGATCGGCGTCTGGCAGGTGATCATCGCGCGGACGTTCTTCCGCAGCACGATCCCCGAGGAGCTGTACGAGGCGGCCACCATCGACGGGGCGAGCGACCTGCGGTTCCTGTGGTCGATCGTGCTGCCGCTGTCCAAACCGGTGATCGCGGTGATCGCGCTGATGTACGCGATCTTCCAGTGGAACAGCTACTTCGACGCCCTGATCTACCTGAAGGACCCCAGCCTGTACCCGCTGCAGATCGTGCTGCGGAACGTGCTGATCCTGAATCAGTTCGGTGGAACAGGCTCGCAGAACCTGGCGCAGCAGCTCGAACAGCAACAGCTCGCCAATGTCTTGAAGTACGCGCTCATCGTCATCTCGAGTCTGCCCGTACTGATCATCTATCCGTTCGTCGCCCGCCACTTCACCAAGGGCGTGATGGTCGGCGCGGTCAAGGGCTGA